A genomic stretch from Telmatocola sphagniphila includes:
- a CDS encoding protein kinase domain-containing protein: MNTKTVRNPGDVPIPGYRLIKPLGAGGFGEVWMCEAPGGIHKAIKFVRGKLNSNNDQDVFAEQEYRALQVVKDVRYPFVLTTERIDVQEGEIIIVMELADRSLQDVMVEVQEAGLIGIPREKLINYLADAADGLDHMIDKCKLQHLDVKPRNLFLIGDRIKVADFGLVKSLDRRLNAGLLGGASPLYAAPETFSGKLSRCSDQYSLGIVYMELLTGKYPFHGRSLRQLAVQHLNHEPDLRPLPERDKAVVRRALEKDPAKRFPSSAAFIKALRETPSERVNLFERKSEPVVLQETNVWDDSIPMAEPLTKSTLDNASHIGMAEFATHENSLRLRPIVFLGIGGFGRRALREIRRRLADRLGDLHNIPIVRFLYLDADPELRERAIGGLPDSALEDQSVFAIPLQSPGKYRGRNRDHLMTWLPTEKLNALGRSLQFNGSRALGRLALYDNYLRVISRLKREIETAMHPESISNTSRVGGWEVDITPRVIVLSSALGGSSGAIPDLGFSIRRLLHQLNYPLAPLESFLFCGSPEDPATPLRDLANLYATLSEINHFHDSSIPFHAEYTGTEGPKLDEKDEAWTGCYLLRNQARTPEALEETISSLASYVTQLTFSTLTENHETHLLEKSAQPTVFRSFGISGAWFPRGLILRAAARESTRRLLEKWQEPPGSAIDENVQAKLDSVDSSNSFEPTRLRRQFEERIAAEGQQSANQLARKFEHWNRQINEGFGIQDPADWASQAVEEVTLELGAVLAVSTAGGSQSRGRLATVFSQTAYEVAAKWTDQLFSQLECLTSLPGPKLGRFEQAIAQIGSLLSNQATSYSPFVLAKRERVTQLRKEVQAAYQACAVGGFSLFGLRANRSIRNLLEALSNFSHERYEETADETAVRCLRTIQSNLEERCRDLLRCRQRLSHMKDAILPLTQVNPPSSPLRKDPAASNEMLHLQMTLVPTSTRAAVGTLLPKNNPNIQSAACELVDRLQEKDWARLEEVLQTLVIQPSGGLIPICIQSNDLGRDLVLPLVEQGSAFLGSLVRFNGVFDALRDVQKAQQSEEAFEKLLAPAEPSLGGADSEERVYLIVPKKKDLQTTVLRTKSKMNDVEWISLPESSSEWLVIRERNCLRIQDLQELLSMCREAYTQLSGHIGTSPHARFDVQEWLPLE; encoded by the coding sequence ATGAACACGAAAACCGTCCGTAATCCCGGGGATGTTCCGATTCCGGGCTACAGGCTCATCAAGCCGCTGGGGGCCGGGGGCTTTGGCGAGGTCTGGATGTGCGAAGCGCCCGGGGGTATTCACAAAGCGATTAAATTCGTTCGCGGAAAACTCAATTCAAATAACGATCAGGATGTTTTTGCCGAACAGGAGTACCGAGCTCTTCAAGTTGTTAAAGATGTCCGCTATCCGTTCGTGCTGACTACCGAACGCATCGATGTCCAGGAAGGCGAAATAATCATCGTCATGGAGTTGGCCGATCGCAGCCTCCAAGATGTGATGGTGGAAGTTCAGGAAGCCGGGTTGATCGGCATCCCGCGGGAGAAGTTGATCAATTATCTCGCCGACGCGGCGGATGGCCTCGATCACATGATCGACAAGTGCAAGTTGCAGCATTTGGACGTGAAGCCGCGCAACCTTTTTCTCATTGGCGATCGCATTAAAGTAGCTGACTTCGGTCTGGTGAAGAGTCTCGACCGACGCTTGAACGCCGGGCTGCTCGGCGGGGCCTCCCCCCTCTACGCGGCGCCGGAAACTTTCAGCGGCAAACTCTCGCGCTGTTCCGACCAGTACAGCCTCGGCATCGTTTACATGGAACTTCTGACGGGAAAATATCCGTTCCATGGCCGCAGCCTGCGACAGCTCGCCGTCCAACATCTGAATCACGAACCCGATCTTCGACCGCTGCCCGAACGAGATAAAGCGGTCGTGCGGCGGGCTCTGGAGAAAGATCCCGCGAAACGGTTTCCCAGTAGTGCCGCCTTCATCAAGGCACTGCGTGAAACCCCCTCCGAACGGGTCAATCTGTTCGAACGCAAATCCGAACCGGTGGTGCTTCAGGAAACGAACGTCTGGGATGATTCCATCCCGATGGCGGAGCCTCTGACGAAATCGACCCTGGACAACGCTTCCCACATCGGGATGGCCGAGTTCGCCACGCACGAAAACAGCCTGCGGTTGCGTCCCATCGTCTTTCTGGGGATCGGCGGTTTTGGCCGCCGGGCCTTGCGAGAAATTCGAAGGCGATTGGCTGATCGCTTGGGCGATCTCCACAACATTCCGATCGTTCGCTTTTTGTATCTGGATGCCGATCCGGAATTGCGGGAGCGGGCCATCGGGGGATTACCCGATTCGGCTCTGGAGGACCAATCGGTCTTTGCGATCCCGTTGCAATCTCCCGGCAAATACCGGGGCCGGAATCGCGATCATCTGATGACCTGGCTACCGACCGAAAAACTGAACGCGCTGGGCCGATCCCTGCAGTTCAATGGCTCCCGGGCGTTGGGCCGACTGGCACTGTACGACAATTATCTGCGGGTGATCAGCCGATTGAAGCGGGAAATCGAAACCGCGATGCATCCGGAGTCCATTTCGAACACCTCCCGCGTCGGCGGCTGGGAGGTCGACATCACCCCGCGAGTCATCGTTCTCTCCAGCGCTCTGGGCGGTTCTTCGGGGGCGATTCCCGATCTGGGATTTTCCATTCGCCGTCTCCTGCACCAGTTGAACTACCCGCTCGCCCCGCTCGAATCGTTTTTGTTCTGCGGTTCGCCGGAAGATCCCGCCACGCCACTGCGCGATCTGGCGAATCTGTACGCGACGCTGTCGGAAATCAACCACTTCCACGACTCGTCCATTCCTTTCCATGCGGAATATACCGGGACCGAAGGCCCCAAGCTGGATGAAAAAGACGAAGCCTGGACAGGCTGTTATCTGCTTCGCAATCAGGCGCGCACCCCCGAAGCTCTGGAGGAAACCATCTCCTCGCTGGCCAGCTACGTGACGCAACTGACATTCAGCACGCTGACGGAAAATCACGAAACGCACCTGCTGGAAAAATCGGCGCAACCGACCGTTTTTCGCTCCTTCGGCATCAGCGGCGCCTGGTTCCCGCGCGGCCTGATTTTGCGGGCGGCCGCCCGCGAATCGACTCGCCGGCTCCTGGAAAAATGGCAGGAGCCCCCCGGCTCAGCCATCGATGAAAACGTCCAGGCCAAGCTCGATTCAGTCGATTCCAGCAATTCATTCGAACCGACGCGGCTGCGCCGTCAATTCGAAGAACGAATCGCGGCGGAGGGGCAGCAATCGGCGAACCAGCTCGCTCGCAAATTCGAGCACTGGAATCGGCAGATCAACGAAGGCTTTGGCATTCAGGATCCTGCCGATTGGGCCAGTCAAGCCGTGGAGGAAGTGACGCTGGAGTTAGGGGCGGTGCTGGCCGTTTCCACGGCCGGTGGCTCGCAATCCCGAGGCCGATTGGCGACCGTCTTTTCGCAAACGGCCTACGAAGTCGCCGCCAAGTGGACCGATCAGCTTTTCTCTCAACTGGAGTGCTTGACGAGTTTACCCGGTCCCAAACTCGGGCGATTCGAACAGGCGATTGCTCAGATCGGCAGCCTTCTGTCGAATCAGGCCACCAGTTATTCCCCCTTCGTGCTGGCCAAGCGGGAACGCGTGACGCAACTGCGTAAGGAAGTCCAGGCAGCTTATCAGGCTTGTGCGGTGGGAGGCTTTTCGCTCTTCGGCTTGCGGGCCAATCGCAGCATCCGAAATCTGCTGGAAGCGCTCTCGAACTTCTCGCACGAACGCTACGAGGAAACCGCCGACGAAACCGCCGTCCGGTGCCTGCGGACTATTCAGTCGAATCTGGAAGAACGCTGCCGCGATCTATTGCGCTGCCGCCAGCGGCTGAGCCATATGAAAGATGCCATATTGCCGCTAACCCAGGTCAATCCTCCCTCCTCCCCGCTGCGCAAGGATCCGGCCGCCAGCAATGAAATGCTGCACCTGCAGATGACGCTGGTACCCACCAGTACGCGAGCCGCCGTCGGGACGCTTCTGCCCAAAAATAATCCCAACATTCAAAGTGCCGCGTGCGAACTGGTGGACCGACTGCAGGAGAAAGATTGGGCCCGACTTGAGGAAGTGCTGCAAACGCTGGTCATCCAACCGTCGGGCGGTCTGATCCCCATCTGCATTCAATCGAACGACCTCGGACGCGATCTGGTGCTGCCGCTGGTCGAACAGGGTTCGGCCTTTCTGGGAAGTCTGGTCCGCTTCAACGGTGTCTTCGACGCTTTACGTGACGTTCAGAAAGCCCAGCAATCCGAGGAGGCGTTTGAGAAATTGCTCGCCCCGGCCGAACCTTCCCTGGGTGGGGCGGATTCGGAAGAGCGGGTCTATCTGATCGTGCCCAAGAAAAAGGATCTTCAGACCACAGTCCTGCGCACCAAGTCGAAGATGAATGATGTAGAATGGATCAGCCTGCCGGAGTCCTCCTCCGAATGGCTGGTGATTCGCGAACGGAACTGTTTGCGAATTCAGGACTTGCAGGAACTGCTTTCGATGTGCCGCGAGGCGTATACCCAGCTCTCCGGACACATCGGCACTTCTCCGCACGCCCGTTTCGATGTGCAGGAATGGCTGCCGTTGGAATAG
- the argH gene encoding argininosuccinate lyase, with protein sequence MSQKTWGGRFTVSTDKRVELFTESISFDQRLYKHDIRASQAHARMLGEVGLLTNDEAKKICEALNEIGETIEAGKMEFRIELEDIHTHIERALIERLGDLGRKLHTGRSRNDQVVTDVKLWTREAIDQLDKDLAEVQKAFLVLAEKSKDLVLPGYTHMQRAQPILAAHYCLAYVEKFQRDRDRLQDCRKRVNILPLGAAALAGTSLPIDRHSVAAQLEFAEVARNSLDVSSDRDFTLEFLYCLSNIAIHLSSWAEEWIFWASTEFDFLILPDAFCTGSSIMPHKKNPDVLELTRGKTGRVIGHLQHMFITLKGLPMAYNRDLQEDKPALFDSFDTVSLSLQVAAPMIVETLFKADRITARLEDGFLDATTLMEYFISKGVPMRSAHEAIGNLVRECESRKCRLAELPVEKFEDILPGHGPGVFALLGVQKSLTSFRSYGSTSPTEVQKQLDYWNELFQAPVESKPETSAKLKKRKKK encoded by the coding sequence ATGAGCCAGAAGACCTGGGGGGGCCGCTTTACCGTTTCGACCGATAAACGGGTCGAGCTTTTCACGGAATCGATCAGTTTCGATCAAAGGCTGTACAAGCATGACATTCGCGCCAGTCAGGCCCACGCCCGCATGCTCGGGGAAGTCGGTTTACTGACCAACGACGAAGCGAAAAAAATCTGCGAAGCTTTGAACGAAATCGGCGAAACGATCGAAGCCGGAAAGATGGAATTCCGGATTGAACTCGAAGATATTCACACTCATATCGAACGAGCCCTGATCGAGCGTTTAGGCGATCTCGGCCGCAAACTGCACACCGGCCGGAGTCGAAACGACCAAGTCGTTACCGATGTGAAACTTTGGACCCGCGAAGCCATCGATCAGCTCGATAAAGACCTCGCTGAAGTCCAAAAAGCCTTTCTGGTACTCGCGGAGAAATCGAAAGACCTGGTACTGCCCGGCTATACCCACATGCAGCGGGCCCAACCGATTCTGGCCGCGCACTACTGCCTGGCCTACGTCGAAAAATTCCAGCGTGACCGCGATCGGTTGCAGGACTGCCGGAAACGAGTGAATATTCTACCTTTGGGGGCGGCGGCCCTCGCGGGGACTTCTCTGCCGATCGATCGGCACAGTGTGGCCGCGCAATTAGAATTTGCCGAGGTGGCCCGCAACAGCCTGGATGTTTCCAGTGATCGCGATTTCACCCTCGAATTCCTGTATTGTCTGTCGAACATCGCCATCCATCTCTCCAGCTGGGCGGAAGAGTGGATTTTCTGGGCTTCCACCGAGTTTGATTTTCTCATCCTTCCGGATGCTTTCTGCACGGGCAGCAGCATCATGCCGCACAAGAAAAATCCGGATGTTCTGGAGTTGACCCGCGGTAAAACCGGCCGGGTCATCGGGCATCTGCAGCACATGTTCATCACGCTCAAGGGCCTGCCCATGGCCTATAACCGCGATCTGCAGGAAGACAAACCGGCCCTCTTCGATTCCTTCGACACCGTGTCGCTGTCGTTACAAGTCGCCGCACCCATGATCGTGGAAACCCTGTTCAAGGCGGATCGGATTACCGCCCGGCTCGAGGACGGCTTCCTGGACGCCACGACCCTCATGGAGTACTTCATTTCCAAAGGCGTTCCGATGCGAAGTGCCCACGAAGCCATAGGCAATCTGGTCCGGGAATGCGAGAGCCGCAAATGCCGTCTGGCGGAACTGCCGGTCGAAAAATTCGAAGACATTCTGCCCGGCCATGGTCCGGGAGTCTTCGCCCTGTTAGGTGTTCAGAAGTCGCTCACGTCTTTCCGGAGCTACGGTTCCACTTCGCCCACAGAAGTCCAGAAGCAGCTCGATTACTGGAATGAACTCTTTCAGGCTCCGGTGGAATCGAAACCGGAAACCAGCGCCAAACTCAAAAAACGAAAGAAGAAGTAA
- a CDS encoding serine/threonine protein kinase gives MTASCDEFVDLLRDSNLLTKEQYSHLTRELVPAVRDPEKLAEHLIKLGWVTRYQIQRLNSERWRELFLGDYFLWDLIGEGGMGEVFRARRILDRQEVAMKVISPDKMSDEIALKRFHREARLASKLNHPNVVKLIETGKDGNRHYIVMEYVDGMDLHYIIENEGSLSVPIACEYIRQIATALQHAHSQKMVHRDIKPSNILIGNRTAKDPGVAKLLDLGLARSVKIEKKESKYREPVASEASSHSSNPSGHTALTRFGAVIGTADYMSPEQAVDSSAVDHRADIYSLGCTLYYLLTGKPVFEDGSPIEKLLKHQMDDPVNIRQLRHDVPKELGRHIHRSMAKRPENRFQSCADLARVLEPFCVSVATADNSLETSEHLAVKTAIMPHPLTATTEGIPLAELVSSENSPPGASGGSKALVYVISLSILALLALAGVMFLGK, from the coding sequence ATGACCGCATCCTGCGATGAATTCGTCGATTTGCTGAGAGACAGCAACCTGCTGACCAAGGAGCAGTACTCTCATCTCACTCGGGAGCTAGTCCCTGCAGTCCGCGATCCTGAGAAACTGGCCGAACATCTCATCAAACTCGGCTGGGTGACCCGCTATCAGATTCAGCGGCTCAATAGCGAACGCTGGCGCGAATTGTTCCTGGGGGATTATTTTCTGTGGGATCTGATCGGTGAAGGCGGCATGGGTGAAGTTTTCCGCGCCCGCCGCATTTTAGATCGCCAGGAAGTCGCAATGAAGGTGATTTCTCCGGACAAGATGTCCGACGAGATCGCTTTGAAACGGTTCCATCGGGAAGCCCGGCTGGCCTCCAAGCTGAACCACCCCAATGTCGTGAAACTCATTGAGACCGGCAAGGATGGCAATCGGCACTATATCGTGATGGAATATGTCGATGGCATGGATCTGCATTACATCATCGAGAACGAAGGCTCCCTCTCGGTTCCGATAGCCTGCGAATACATCCGACAGATTGCCACGGCGCTTCAGCATGCTCATTCTCAGAAGATGGTTCACCGGGATATCAAACCCTCGAATATCTTGATTGGCAACCGAACCGCCAAAGATCCCGGCGTAGCCAAACTGCTCGATCTCGGACTGGCACGCAGTGTCAAAATCGAAAAGAAGGAATCGAAATATCGGGAACCCGTGGCGTCGGAAGCCTCGTCGCATTCCTCGAATCCTTCGGGGCACACTGCTCTAACCCGCTTCGGTGCGGTGATCGGTACTGCCGATTACATGTCCCCCGAACAAGCCGTCGATTCCAGCGCGGTCGATCACCGGGCGGACATTTATTCTCTCGGGTGTACCCTCTACTACCTGCTGACCGGCAAACCGGTCTTCGAAGACGGTTCGCCCATTGAAAAATTGCTCAAACATCAAATGGATGATCCGGTCAATATCCGGCAGCTTCGTCACGATGTCCCCAAGGAACTGGGCCGGCACATCCATCGTTCGATGGCCAAACGACCGGAAAACCGCTTCCAAAGTTGCGCCGATCTCGCTCGCGTGCTGGAGCCGTTCTGCGTGTCAGTAGCGACAGCGGATAATTCACTCGAAACCAGCGAACATCTTGCGGTAAAAACGGCTATCATGCCGCATCCGCTGACCGCGACGACGGAAGGCATACCTCTTGCCGAACTCGTTTCCAGTGAAAACTCTCCGCCGGGGGCGTCCGGAGGCTCCAAGGCTCTCGTGTACGTGATATCGCTGAGTATCCTGGCACTCCTAGCTCTTGCGGGCGTGATGTTCCTGGGAAAATAA
- the lysA gene encoding diaminopimelate decarboxylase: MDHFRYVNRELFCEEVPVRELAEKYGTPLYVYSQATLLHHLSEIQTAFASAKPVVCFSIKTNFNHHISKLMAQHGSGFDVTSGGELYRALAAGGTGDKIVFAGVGKTDEEMKYGLGNNVLLFNVESEQELHALGAVAQSMGKVAPVALRVNPDLPPKTHVKTDTSVKGVKFGLDIETILDVAQGVVGHPGLSIVGLHMHLGSPILSNEPYKAGGEKGLKLIAELRKQGHPIKFLNMGGGFGIHYRKQEALPAKAFADVILPIVKEANCQLVLEPGRFIVGNAGILLGRVIFTKESGGKHYIIQDAAMNDLIRPTLYDSFHRIWPTHPAADLPAPPEDYEAEIPQTFKQNVVGPVCESGDFLAKDRNLPKVQRGDLLAVFSAGAYGMAMSSNYNSRLRAAEVLVTGGKHRLIRRRETYQDLLAPELDCK; encoded by the coding sequence ATGGATCATTTTCGATACGTTAATCGCGAATTGTTCTGCGAAGAAGTCCCCGTTCGGGAACTGGCGGAAAAATATGGTACGCCGCTGTACGTTTACAGTCAGGCCACCCTGCTCCACCATCTGAGCGAAATTCAGACGGCTTTTGCCTCCGCGAAACCGGTGGTCTGCTTCAGCATCAAAACCAATTTCAACCATCACATCAGCAAGTTGATGGCCCAGCATGGCAGCGGCTTCGACGTTACCAGCGGAGGCGAGTTGTATCGGGCACTGGCCGCCGGAGGCACCGGCGACAAGATCGTTTTTGCGGGAGTGGGCAAAACCGATGAAGAAATGAAGTACGGCCTGGGCAACAACGTCCTGTTATTCAACGTGGAAAGCGAGCAGGAACTGCATGCCCTGGGCGCTGTGGCTCAATCGATGGGTAAAGTGGCTCCGGTGGCCCTGCGCGTGAACCCGGATCTGCCGCCGAAAACTCACGTGAAGACAGATACCTCCGTCAAAGGTGTGAAATTCGGACTGGATATCGAAACGATTCTCGATGTCGCCCAGGGTGTAGTCGGCCATCCCGGCTTGAGCATCGTCGGACTGCATATGCATCTGGGGTCGCCGATTCTTTCCAACGAGCCCTATAAAGCCGGCGGAGAAAAAGGGCTGAAACTGATCGCGGAACTGCGGAAGCAGGGGCATCCGATCAAATTCCTGAACATGGGAGGCGGGTTCGGCATTCACTACCGCAAGCAGGAGGCCCTGCCCGCTAAAGCCTTTGCCGATGTGATTCTGCCGATTGTGAAGGAAGCCAACTGCCAGTTGGTTTTGGAACCGGGCCGCTTCATTGTCGGAAATGCCGGGATTCTCCTGGGTCGCGTGATATTCACTAAAGAATCGGGCGGCAAGCATTACATCATCCAGGACGCGGCCATGAACGATCTGATTCGGCCGACGCTCTACGATTCGTTCCATCGCATCTGGCCGACCCATCCCGCCGCGGATTTACCGGCTCCGCCTGAGGATTATGAAGCCGAAATTCCCCAAACTTTCAAACAAAATGTGGTGGGACCCGTTTGTGAATCCGGGGACTTTCTGGCAAAAGATCGCAACTTGCCGAAGGTTCAGCGGGGCGATTTACTCGCGGTTTTTAGTGCTGGTGCTTACGGGATGGCGATGAGTTCCAATTACAACAGCCGACTGCGAGCGGCCGAGGTCCTCGTTACGGGCGGCAAACACAGACTAATCCGACGCCGGGAAACCTATCAGGACTTACTCGCGCCAGAACTTGATTGCAAATGA
- a CDS encoding response regulator, which translates to MQSPHVPVRAHVGGLPVPHRYLVWAIAGLLTYSVAYAQSEPEYYSKPEKVAEYWRAVKFEVSIGKYEMAASLIKGLLEKNPTDEELLAIEAKDGMAPLLRLRNIPVWTKLSFPAIEDKFRRKQAEEKATALNEEYKKNAETLIQKVSAAVKAKLGDTKQIAKFAANLRATPEEAAFAEKELYRSGSAAIPVLISLMKTDEDLRLPIRQTLSRLDLSTVPVVLACLEIPDPSLQLELLEALRNRGDYFSLPAQVETDPLPILNFLSSKLASIPEPVRSKAGSMLEGLSVKDPKDALVPELNTPQGQLWKAANKLYEHKGRFRDTNQVTLWTAEAADKITSRTGSVSDGEEFFGLKYLRWSLKIQPDFLRSQQLFLKLAIEKHFQRTGLDKPLNLTSPELHELLVGAPYDLLSDLLVSSIQEQKSGVALGVIQALSDRIDPRAVATSKRANEKIERPALLEEALNHPDFRVQLAAAVAILKISTKKPLAPDAVVKILSQAVRNGVESAQKGKPTALIGDFDQLRGQSLANLVRKAGFDVEWIRTGKDLLRRIVSDSNVDLVILDTSIPGPPVSDVIAQMRSDNRMKSIPVLFSQGFENKTTKKESLIKLAGYYRNVVLVNEMLTDDAVKEGLSKVLISADTQVLSLEEKKRNAAVAIEWLKRIALGERVGYPIAPAANAIREALSDSELVNQAIEASSNIPNKELQQDLANLFLNAGQPVELRVKAADAVIKQFQQFGAGLAPNQLKIMNDLLKTETNPVIKGKLTALLGVIQANSKLTGEALQGYSPKFSSTPPTAPSSDAPAPKEKN; encoded by the coding sequence TTGCAGAGTCCGCACGTACCCGTGCGGGCGCACGTCGGAGGTTTACCCGTGCCGCACCGTTATTTAGTTTGGGCAATTGCCGGTCTCCTGACTTACAGTGTAGCGTACGCCCAATCAGAACCGGAATATTACTCAAAACCGGAAAAAGTTGCAGAATACTGGCGTGCTGTCAAATTCGAAGTGAGCATCGGCAAATATGAAATGGCCGCCTCGCTCATCAAAGGCCTGCTGGAAAAAAATCCCACCGACGAAGAACTTCTAGCGATCGAAGCCAAAGATGGCATGGCCCCCCTGCTACGGCTCCGCAATATCCCGGTCTGGACCAAGCTCAGCTTCCCGGCAATTGAAGACAAATTCCGGCGGAAACAGGCCGAAGAAAAAGCGACGGCGTTGAATGAGGAATACAAGAAAAACGCGGAGACCCTGATTCAGAAGGTTTCTGCGGCGGTCAAGGCCAAGCTCGGCGATACCAAGCAGATCGCTAAATTCGCCGCCAATCTGCGTGCGACTCCCGAAGAGGCGGCCTTCGCCGAAAAAGAGCTCTATCGAAGTGGCTCGGCGGCCATCCCCGTTCTCATTTCGCTAATGAAAACCGATGAGGATCTGCGCCTCCCCATCCGGCAGACCTTGTCGCGACTCGATCTTTCCACGGTCCCGGTAGTACTGGCTTGTCTCGAAATTCCCGATCCCAGCCTGCAGCTGGAACTGCTGGAAGCGCTTCGCAATCGCGGCGATTACTTCAGCTTGCCCGCTCAGGTTGAAACCGATCCCCTGCCGATTCTGAATTTTCTTTCTTCCAAATTGGCTTCCATTCCCGAGCCGGTGCGCAGCAAAGCCGGCTCCATGCTGGAAGGGCTGAGCGTCAAGGATCCTAAGGACGCCCTGGTTCCCGAGTTGAACACACCTCAAGGACAGTTGTGGAAGGCCGCGAATAAACTTTATGAGCACAAAGGTCGATTCCGCGACACCAATCAGGTAACCCTTTGGACGGCGGAAGCCGCGGATAAGATTACCTCTCGAACCGGTAGCGTTTCGGATGGCGAGGAATTCTTCGGACTGAAATATCTTCGCTGGAGTTTGAAGATCCAGCCCGATTTTCTCCGCTCGCAGCAGTTGTTTCTGAAGCTGGCTATAGAGAAGCACTTTCAACGAACGGGCTTGGATAAACCCCTTAACCTCACCTCCCCGGAACTGCACGAGTTGCTGGTCGGAGCTCCCTATGATCTTCTGAGCGATCTGCTCGTGAGTTCCATCCAGGAGCAGAAATCGGGTGTGGCACTCGGCGTTATTCAGGCTCTGAGCGATCGGATCGATCCGCGAGCCGTGGCCACTTCGAAACGAGCGAACGAAAAAATCGAACGCCCTGCTCTTTTGGAAGAAGCTCTGAATCATCCGGATTTCCGAGTGCAATTAGCCGCTGCGGTGGCCATTCTGAAAATCAGCACCAAAAAGCCACTCGCGCCGGACGCGGTTGTCAAAATCCTCTCCCAGGCCGTTCGAAATGGCGTGGAATCGGCTCAAAAAGGGAAACCGACGGCTTTGATTGGGGATTTTGATCAACTGCGGGGCCAATCACTCGCCAATCTGGTTCGCAAGGCCGGCTTTGACGTCGAATGGATTCGGACGGGCAAAGATCTGCTTCGTCGGATCGTCAGCGATTCAAACGTCGATCTCGTGATTCTGGATACCTCGATTCCCGGACCGCCGGTCAGCGATGTGATTGCTCAGATGCGGTCCGACAATCGCATGAAATCGATACCCGTGCTTTTCAGCCAGGGTTTCGAAAATAAGACGACGAAGAAGGAAAGCCTGATCAAGCTCGCCGGTTATTACCGAAATGTCGTGCTGGTCAACGAAATGCTGACCGACGACGCGGTTAAAGAGGGCCTGAGCAAGGTGCTGATTTCGGCCGATACCCAAGTCCTTTCCCTGGAAGAGAAGAAGCGAAATGCCGCGGTGGCCATCGAATGGCTGAAGCGAATTGCCTTGGGCGAGCGAGTGGGCTATCCCATCGCTCCTGCGGCAAACGCCATCCGGGAAGCCCTGAGCGATTCCGAACTGGTGAATCAGGCCATCGAAGCTAGTTCCAACATTCCCAACAAGGAATTGCAGCAAGATTTGGCGAATCTGTTCCTGAATGCCGGCCAACCGGTGGAATTACGGGTGAAAGCCGCGGATGCGGTTATCAAGCAGTTCCAGCAGTTCGGCGCCGGTTTGGCGCCGAACCAGCTCAAGATCATGAACGATCTTCTGAAGACCGAAACCAATCCGGTCATCAAAGGGAAGCTCACTGCTCTATTGGGCGTTATTCAAGCCAACAGCAAGCTGACGGGGGAAGCGCTCCAGGGTTACAGCCCGAAGTTCTCGTCAACCCCGCCGACAGCGCCTTCGAGCGACGCCCCAGCGCCCAAGGAAAAGAACTAA
- a CDS encoding IS701 family transposase, whose translation MSLLDLTEDRRERLEEYISGYKTVFQRSDQFQRFRAYILGLLSKAERKNIESIATASLPYVSAQPDFGQALQHFIAQSPWNHDLLLKRYRQFLAELLPWEKTDWVVHDIVYPKKGRHSVGVQRQLARSLGRKSNCQVAVAITATSERFAVPLAVRLYLPNQWLRANLEQKFDSSIPLSARQYSPKATIALNMLDDLQFKDITFGRMYAEEGYSLTGQFSDGLQSRQFHNCANLQESPEDGRCVFRLYEWLRNNLGLGHFEGRNWLGWHHHTSLVFVAFGFLLRESLDSDFRFEG comes from the coding sequence ATGTCGCTGTTGGATTTGACAGAGGACAGACGGGAACGCCTTGAGGAGTATATCTCCGGCTACAAGACGGTTTTTCAACGATCGGATCAGTTCCAGCGGTTCCGAGCCTACATCTTGGGCCTGCTCTCGAAAGCCGAACGCAAGAACATCGAATCGATTGCAACCGCGTCTTTGCCGTACGTATCCGCTCAGCCCGATTTCGGCCAGGCCCTACAGCACTTCATCGCTCAGAGCCCTTGGAATCACGATTTATTGCTGAAACGCTACCGGCAGTTCCTCGCGGAATTGCTTCCTTGGGAAAAGACCGATTGGGTAGTGCACGATATCGTTTACCCGAAAAAAGGCCGTCATTCCGTCGGGGTTCAAAGACAGCTGGCCCGCAGTCTGGGGCGGAAATCCAACTGCCAGGTGGCCGTGGCAATCACAGCCACCTCTGAACGTTTTGCCGTGCCCTTGGCGGTCCGGCTTTATCTGCCCAACCAGTGGCTCCGGGCGAATCTCGAGCAGAAGTTCGATTCTTCGATTCCGCTGTCCGCCCGCCAATATTCTCCCAAAGCGACCATCGCCCTGAATATGCTCGACGACCTTCAATTCAAAGACATCACTTTCGGCCGTATGTACGCCGAGGAGGGCTACTCCCTGACCGGCCAGTTCTCCGATGGATTGCAATCTCGACAATTCCATAATTGTGCTAACCTGCAAGAGTCCCCCGAAGATGGCCGCTGCGTTTTTAGGTTGTACGAGTGGTTGCGAAACAATTTGGGCTTAGGACACTTTGAGGGCCGGAACTGGCTGGGCTGGCATCACCATACCAGTCTGGTTTTTGTAGCGTTTGGTTTTTTGCTGCGGGAATCACTCGATTCGGATTTCCGCTTTGAAGGCTGA